The Paraburkholderia hospita region GCCGTGATCGAGCCCGTGTCGACTACGGCCGCGAAGGTTTGCAGTTCATCGAGAGTAACTTTCATACTTGATCTGAAATCAAAAGTGTTTCCTTTATAGACCAGTTTTTCTGCAAAAGTAAAGCCGGCACACTTCGTCCATCCGTTAAAGCCTTTCAATCATGCTTCCTGGTAGACGACCATGCCACTTGCCCTCTTCGCGCTGACGCTCAGCGCCTTTGCAATCGGGACGACCGAGTTCGTCATCGTTGGACTCATCCCGACGATCGCCGCCGATCTCGGTGTCACGCTCCCCTCCGCGGGTCTGCTCGTCAGTCTTTATGCGTTGAGCGTCGCCATCGGCGCGCCGCTGTTGACCGCGCTGACAGGGCGCGTGCCGCGCAAGACCTTGCTGATCGCGCTAATGGCGCTCTTCACGATCGGCAATCTGGTCGCGTGGCGCGCGCCTTCGTATGAATCGCTTGTCGTGGCGCGCATTCTGACGGGGCTCGCGCACGGCGTGTTCTTCTCGGTCGGCTCGATCATTGCGACAACGCTCGTGCCGAAAGAGAAATCCGCCAGCGCCATCGCCACGATGTTCAGCGGCATGACCGTCGCGTTCGTCGCGGGCATTCCGCTTGGCACGTTCATCGGCCAGCATTTCGGCTGGCGCGCGACGTTTCTCGTCGTCGCGCTGTTCGGCTTCGTCGCGATGCTCGGCGCGTTGTTCTTCATGCCGAACAACCTGCCGCACAAGCGGCCCGCTCCGCTCAGCCAGCAGGCTCGCGTGATCGTCCATCCGCGCCTCTTGCTCGTGTATGCGATGACGGCCGTCGGTTATGGTGGCTCGCTGATCGCGTTCACGTTCATGGCGCCGATTCTCGAACAGATCACGGGATTCACGCCGTCGCAGGTCAGCATGGTGCTCGTCGCGTATGGCGTTTCCGTCGCGGCAGGCAACGTGTGGGGCGGCAAGCTCGCCGACGCGCAAGGACCTGTGAAGGCGCTGAAGCGGATATTCCTGCTGCTCGCTGCCGTGCTGCTGGTGTTCACGTTCACATCGCACAACGCGTGGCTCGCCGTGCTGACCATGCTCGCGTGGGGTGCTGTCGCGTTCGGCAACGTGCCCGGCCTTCAGGTCTATGTCGTCAAGCAGGCGCAGCAGTTCGCGCCGCAAGCAACGGATGTCGCGTCGGGCTTCAACATCGCCGCGTTCAACCTTGGCGTGGCGGGCGGCTCGTCGCTGGGCGGCGTGATCGTCGCGCATCTGGGGCTGGGCCACACGCCGTGGATCGCCGCTGCCGTAACCGTGCTGGCGTTCGGGTTGACGGCGTGGAGCGGCCGCCTCGACCGCCGCGC contains the following coding sequences:
- a CDS encoding MFS transporter yields the protein MPLALFALTLSAFAIGTTEFVIVGLIPTIAADLGVTLPSAGLLVSLYALSVAIGAPLLTALTGRVPRKTLLIALMALFTIGNLVAWRAPSYESLVVARILTGLAHGVFFSVGSIIATTLVPKEKSASAIATMFSGMTVAFVAGIPLGTFIGQHFGWRATFLVVALFGFVAMLGALFFMPNNLPHKRPAPLSQQARVIVHPRLLLVYAMTAVGYGGSLIAFTFMAPILEQITGFTPSQVSMVLVAYGVSVAAGNVWGGKLADAQGPVKALKRIFLLLAAVLLVFTFTSHNAWLAVLTMLAWGAVAFGNVPGLQVYVVKQAQQFAPQATDVASGFNIAAFNLGVAGGSSLGGVIVAHLGLGHTPWIAAAVTVLAFGLTAWSGRLDRRAGLAGRTAEAVAVTH